The region CTCAGCTGGCGATGAGATGATGAACGACGGCATGGGTATGCCCAATGAACCCCCGGCTCTGAAGGTCGGTGAGGAGAAGGAGATCGGCAAGGATGGCCTCAAGAAGAAGCTCGTCAAGGAGGGTGAGGGCTGGGAAACCCCTGAGGTTGGCGATGAGGTTGAAGGTACACTAACACTGATGGATCTCTCTCATTTTTTAAGAAAGTTTTAGATCTAATTAGTAAGTGATGGAAAAATGATAGCATGTTCGAATTTTGGCAGTGCACTACACGGGAACGCTTCTCGACGGGACCCAGTTCGATTCGAGCCGTGATCGCGGGACGCCGTTCAAGTTTAAGCTTGGCCAAGGTATTCatcctttttgttttctctttctttgagtGCTTTCTATGTTTATAGTGTTTATAAAatgctttttaatttgttagaattttttgtgttgtatatcaatatttatttatttgtagatTATTGAAGATCTAATTGATGTGTAGTCACTACAGAAATTCCATTTTCCGAGttgttattttgaaatttttatgacCTAATTCTTTCATgacaatataatgaaattttggggggtttttttttcacttgtcATTTGCTAATTTATAGAAGTTTAATGTTGCTAAATGCTAATTTTATGTGTTTGACATTTTATTAGTCTGGGGCCCTCGGTACCTTAACGGTGTTTAGAAATGGGTTAGAGATGGGAAGGCAATAAGAAAAGGATTGTTGGGGAAGTATTGGGAATAAGTTTAATGGTAATAATCGTTATTTGGTTGAGAGCGATACTCTTATCACATGTTGTTAGACCTGGCTCAGTCCGTGCATGGGATAAGGCAAGGGGGGTGAGGGGTCAAGGGTTCAACCGCGGACTTTCCgaaattaactaatatatttaaataatatttatgttaaatgaaaataaattattaaatagcttgacataaaatttaaatggtGGAGTTTAAATGATTTAAGTTGGAAAGTGTTCTGTTTATAAGTTACAAACTCTCCTAGActtcttattatgtttctttcacTTTTGAGTGAAGTGGAGGAGGGATTGTTGCCTTAGAAATAAAGCATTTTGAAGGCTTAAACTTGCTATTAAGTGACTGGGGTATATGTTGCATGTGGTCTTGCCTAAAGTTGACCCAACTCAAGTAGAGCCTTAGTTTTGGTCTTTTggggcaatttttttttttaaaaaaaaagagcctTTTGGCCTGGTCAACCCACCTGGGTCATCCAGGTCCCAGTTGGACAGCCTGGTTCAGCAGGCTAACCGGACTGGACAAGTGACAATTCCTGGTTCAACTGTTGTCCTTTCTGATTTGGGTTAATATgtctatattaataaaaatgtgtCCCCATGATGCAAATTTATCTTACTAGGTAATCATGGGAaaatatgtctatatatatgtatacacgcATATCATATAGGAAGGaactatcaaaataaaaaaaatttataaatgcaTATTTGTAGAACTCCTTGGATTTTGGGAAATTATAAATCAACAATACAAGGGAATTAAAGAATGCGGGTATGGTAAACGTGCCATCCTCTTAATCTGGAACAAGCTAATAATCTTGGGTGAAATTTCTAGGGATAAGGAGCTTACTTGGTATAAGGGTTTTTATTTCTCAGAAGATGCAAAAGACAAGTTTTGGTTAACAATCACTGAATGGTGAAATTTCTAGGAATAAGGAGTTTACTTGTTCCATCTCCTTATCTTCTATCGAGGCACCACCCAaatgaataaaacaattttAGAAAACATTGGTGGTTCTTTGAAAGATATTTTCcctttttgttaaattaatcaGGTTTTGGTAAAAATGacagtaaaaaaaattggtggacCTTGTTGGTAAAAGCTGTTGGTTGAGTGATTTGTGAAAATGCATCCGGATAAGAATTTCTAGATGGCTAGATTGTAGTGCTGTTTGACTTTGCTGTTCTGTGGTTAATTATATCAGACATGAATTCCTTGTAAGTTAAATTTATATGCCACACTGTACTGTAGAACTAAGCAACATTACTTTTTGCCTAGCCATGTGAGAAGCTGCAGTGTACTTTTTCTACAATTATGAGCTCAGTTTCTTCTAGCTTTACAGGGgatagtttttgtttatttacagtGACTATGCTCATCCCATTTTTGCTTTGCCTTGTCTGTGTCTTTTGTGGGTATACCACATCTATGATCTACTGCTTTTTAAGTGTTGCGTCTGACCTTTCCCTTtgtcaatatttttaatttaactattattcCTCTCAATATCTAGCCTAGTGTGGATTCTCTACTCAGACTTAACTAAGAGTTGGATTACACATTAACCTGCAAGGATATCTACTACTCTGATTATCTGACAAGGTTGGAGAATCTTCTTGTTGCTGCTTTATTTAAAAtctgtttcttttttgtttctctgTTATCAGGTCAAGTAATCAAGGGATGGGATGAAGGAATTAAGACAATGAAGAAGGGAGAGAATGCAATCTTCACTATTCCTTCTGAACTAGCATATGGTTCTTCTGGTTCTCCTCCCACAATCCCTCCAAATGCTACACTTCAATTTGATGTTGAGCTCCTCTCTTGGGCAAGTGTTAAAGACATATGCAAGGATGGTGGCGTTTTCAAGAAGATTATTAAGGAGGGAGAGAAGTGGGAGAATCCAAAAGAccttgatgaagttcttggtaTGTACTCAAACACTTCTTTGAACTTCTGTGGCTTAATTAATTGAGCATTTGAGTAATTTAAACAACGTCAATCTGTGCAGTGAAATATGAGGCCCGGCTTGACAGTGGAACTGTCATCTCCAAGTCTGATGGGGTTGAATTCACTGTTAAAGAAGGTTAGTTTTGTCTTATTCGTGCTCCTGATTAGGGATTCcattttttctactttttttttgggtgggtTGACAGTGATATTTCTGGAATAGGGTTCTTCTGTCCTGCATTGTCAAAGGCTGtgaaaaccatgaagaaagCTGAAAAGGTTCTGCTCACTGTTAAGCCGCAATGTAAGTAAACACACTGTAAAAGAGAACTAATGTGTTATGCTGAATTGGCTTCCCCAATATTGACAACCACTTCCTGTTCAGATGGATTTGGTGAGAAAGGTAGGCCAGCCAGTGGTGATGAAGGTGCTGTGCCACCTGGCGCAACACTTAACATAGATCTTGAGTTAGTCTCATGGAAGACTGTCACTGAAGTTGGGGATGATAAGAAGATTCTCAAGAAGGTGCTCAAAGAAGGAGAGGGTTATGAACATCCTAATGAAGGGGCAGTTGTTAGAGGTATATCTATCATGGCAGAGGATATTCTGCATTTTGGTTATTGTCGTGGACTTTCTAACATTTTCTAATATTGTTTCTGGTACTGTAGTGAAATTGGTTGGAAAGCTAGCAGATGGCACGGTGTTTGTGAAGAAGGGTCATGATGATGAGGAGCCACTTGAATTTAAGACAGATGAAGGTTAACTATTATTTCTTATGGAACTTTGTTTTGTTGTCCATTCTAGCTCATAGAATATGAGCTAACCTATTGGTTTAATGAACAGAACAAGTGATAGATGGACTTGACCAAGCTGTGTTGACAATGAAGAAGGGTGAAGTTGCTCTTTTGACGATCCCTCCCGAACATGCATTTGGAGCCACAGAATCAAAGCAGGATCTAGCTATTGTTCCACCCAATTCAACTGTGTCCTATGAGGTCGAACTTGTCTCCTTTGAGAAGGTAGCCTCACCTCTTTGGTATCTTCCTGTATTGGTCCATCAGTGTATTCTTGCTGGGCATTTCTTTCTGATTGGCTTGAATCGAATGTGCCTTGCATCACATGCAGGAAAAAGAGTCGTGGGACTTGAACACTGCAGAGAAGATTGAAGCAGCTGGCAGGAAGAAGGATGAAGGTAATGCCTTGTTCAAAGCGGGAAAATATGCAAGGGCTTCTAAGAGATACGAGAAGGTATAAAGATTGTTCCAcacaatatattatttgaatgttattttccattcatttttttcttgggtCCTGATGAGTTTGCTTTCTAATACAGGCAGCAAAGTTCATTGAATATGACTCCTCGTTCAGTGATGAGGAGAAGAAGCAGGCGAAAGCACTGAAAGTTACATGCAACCTTAACAATGCAGCTTGTAAGCTTAAGCTTAAAGACTACAAGCAGGCAGAGAAGCTTTGCACCAAGGTATTTCTCAGGCTTTTTAAgcttttatgttttcattggTCGAGGATGGAAATATCATGAGGAAAGATGTAATCATTTAACTTGAAACAACTACCACTACCAGGTGTTGGAGATCGATAGCTGTAATGTGAAAGCCTTGTACAGAAGGGCACAGGCATATATACATCTTGTTGATCTGGATTTGGCAGAGGTGGACATTAAGAAGGCACTCGAGATTGATCCTAACAACAGGTAAATTTTATTAGTGTTTTTCTTAACTTTGTTTGGTTAACAAGATAAATCAAGGTATTTGATTGGTGGTCTGTTTTTTAAATTGATCACAGGGATGTGAAGCTGGAGTACAGAACTCTCAAGGAGAAGGTGAAAGAGTATAACAAGAAAGATGCGAAATTCTATGGCAACATCTTTGCGAAGATGAGCAAATTAGACCATATGGAATCAAATGTAGGACATACTCTCTTTACAAATCTAAATATATCTGCATATTTTTTTAGCtttcataaattaattatttcttttgtttgttttgtagaAGGATGAGGAATCAAAACAGGAGCCAATGACCATTGACAGTGCAGCATAATTATAAGTATGACCTTGTAGTGGATGTCTGGTCGTGTGCCTGCCCCCTTTCCTTGttatcttttgatttcatcatggcAAAGCCATATTTTATGAATTGCGGTGCTGTGAGTTTAACAGAACATTTGCTAAGCTAATAGCAACTTTCTTGTTATGGTACTATAAAACTGGAAACATTGTTTCTTGccttttagttttatatatagaCCATGTACTCTGCCTTTGTTCTCTTTTCTGGGTTTTGTATAAATAAAGGCCATATTGTGTTTTATACATCTATAGCAGGCGATTAAGTTGGAACATACTTTTTGTGTCCAACTGTATACAACTGCATGTCAACTACCAACTCCCAAGGGCCCAAAAGCACTACTTGTTTCACTTGGTGGGCCGCTATTTGGGCCTCACGTAGCCCAAGCTATATTAACTTCTCTATTTTCTAACTGGGTGGAACAGGCCCAATTAAAAGCTCTTACATCCATCTGTTCATAGGCTATTTTTGagctcaaataaaaataataataaatgtatttaatttttaaaaaaaatctaaaaagcaTCCTTTAATTGTTAGTAAATAagattctgatttttttttttttaattatcttttttggCCCCTTACACGAGTATATAAACCTAACTTCCAAGTCCACAAATCATAGGTATGAATGTATTCAATACAGGGtagataataataatcacaCATGACAAGTCAAAGtagtgatttttttcttaaaatttatatCTTTGACAAAGAAAAAACTCACAACCATGATAAAACTTAAATCTGAAGCACATGTTCAATATTGTTTTGCTAGTATAAATAGAAAGACacatagaaagaaagaaagaaagaaagaaaaccatGGCTGATGGCTTGGCTTACACCTCAAATAAATGACTCTGTGGGGGCATGCACCGGCAAACCTCTCCTAcctctccttttttttagtgttttcatATGAAAAGTCTACTCTCTAAAGACTATTGCATCGTAAAACAATGGTGTGATTAGTTAGAGTCAGAGGGAGAGATTTGTATGAAATGATGCAAAGCGTGAGATCATTTTAAATGTAAAGTTTCATAAAGTACAGAAAGAATAGGATGGTCGGTGGATGCAGAGAAAATAAATTGTGGTATTGTCGGATGAATTATGAACCATCAAATGTTTTGTGTATtcttttttatgtataattatttgagatttttttttttttaatgttggatATATAAAATCACGTCAACTACGCGCGTTTATAGATTTCAAAACTACTAACGTTGATCATGACCGTTGGACTAGATAGTGTGATTGTGTTTATATAAGGGTGTGTTATTTACTTGCGTttctcaatttcaaatttataggCCTTGATTGTGATCATTGGAATGAATATTGTGATTGTGCTTATGCTTAAAGAAAAGTGAGATGCACAATATGTTAATTTGAATACAATATTTTGATATGAACCATTATGATTGTAATAATAACTGAATCAATCACGGCCATTGCACTCGA is a window of Dioscorea cayenensis subsp. rotundata cultivar TDr96_F1 chromosome 5, TDr96_F1_v2_PseudoChromosome.rev07_lg8_w22 25.fasta, whole genome shotgun sequence DNA encoding:
- the LOC120261379 gene encoding 70 kDa peptidyl-prolyl isomerase-like isoform X1 gives rise to the protein MDEDFDFSAGDEMMNDGMGMPNEPPALKVGEEKEIGKDGLKKKLVKEGEGWETPEVGDEVEVHYTGTLLDGTQFDSSRDRGTPFKFKLGQGQVIKGWDEGIKTMKKGENAIFTIPSELAYGSSGSPPTIPPNATLQFDVELLSWASVKDICKDGGVFKKIIKEGEKWENPKDLDEVLVKYEARLDSGTVISKSDGVEFTVKEGFFCPALSKAVKTMKKAEKVLLTVKPQYGFGEKGRPASGDEGAVPPGATLNIDLELVSWKTVTEVGDDKKILKKVLKEGEGYEHPNEGAVVRVKLVGKLADGTVFVKKGHDDEEPLEFKTDEEQVIDGLDQAVLTMKKGEVALLTIPPEHAFGATESKQDLAIVPPNSTVSYEVELVSFEKEKESWDLNTAEKIEAAGRKKDEGNALFKAGKYARASKRYEKAAKFIEYDSSFSDEEKKQAKALKVTCNLNNAACKLKLKDYKQAEKLCTKVLEIDSCNVKALYRRAQAYIHLVDLDLAEVDIKKALEIDPNNRDVKLEYRTLKEKVKEYNKKDAKFYGNIFAKMSKLDHMESNKDEESKQEPMTIDSAA
- the LOC120261379 gene encoding 70 kDa peptidyl-prolyl isomerase-like isoform X2, with protein sequence MDEDFDFSAGDEMMNDGMGMPNEPPALKVGEEKEIGKDGLKKKLVKEGEGWETPEVGDEVEVHYTGTLLDGTQFDSSRDRGTPFKFKLGQGQVIKGWDEGIKTMKKGENAIFTIPSELAYGSSGSPPTIPPNATLQFDVELLSWASVKDICKDGGVFKKIIKEGEKWENPKDLDEVLVKYEARLDSGTVISKSDGVEFTVKEGFFCPALSKAVKTMKKAEKVLLTVKPQYGFGEKGRPASGDEGAVPPGATLNIDLELVSWKTVTEVGDDKKILKKVLKEGEGYEHPNEGAVVRVKLVGKLADGTVFVKKGHDDEEPLEFKTDEEQVIDGLDQAVLTMKKGEVALLTIPPEHAFGATESKQDLAIVPPNSTVSYEVELVSFEKEKESWDLNTAEKIEAAGRKKDEGNALFKAGKYARASKRYEKAAKFIEYDSSFSDEEKKQAKALKVTCNLNNAACKLKLKDYKQAEKLCTKVLEIDSCNVKALYRRAQAYIHLVDLDLAEVDIKKALEIDPNNRDVKLEYRTLKEKVKEYNKKDAKFYGNIFAKMSKLDHMESNDEESKQEPMTIDSAA